The nucleotide window CAGCTCGAAGTCCGCAAGGCCCTGATGGATACGGGATACCAGGTGACACCTGTCATCGACCGTGATTACTTCTGGGCTATCTACTTCCGCACACCCGGCGGCGTCCTGTTCGAAATCGCCACGAACGAACCCGGTTTCGACCGCGACGAAGACACGGCACACCTTGGCGAGGTTTTGAAACTGCCGGCTCGCTACGAGCCCTATCGTGACCAGATCGAAGCCGGCCTGGCACCGCTGGCTGCCTGACGTCGCTTTCCAACAATAAGGCGGCATAACTTTCAAGACGTGCCGCCCTCCCTGCCCCATTACCTACCTGCAACCCAATCAAAGGAAGACACGAGATGTCCAGCAAGCTTCAGGTTCTCACCCCGCAGAACAGCCAGATCATCTTCATCGACCAGCAGCCGCAGATGGCCTTCGGTGTTCAGTCGATCGACCGCCAGGTCTTGAAGAACAACGTCGTCGGTCTTGCCAAGGCGGCCAGGATCTTCAACATCCCGACCACGATCACCACCGTCGAGACCGACAGTTTCTCGGGCAATACCTTCCCGGAGCTGCTCGCCGTCGTCCCCGACAATGATATCCTCGAGCGCACCTCGATGAATTCCTGGGACGACCAGAACGTCCGCGACGCGCTGGCCAAGCATGCAGCAGACGGCCGCAAGAAGGTCGTTGTCGCCGGCCTGTGGACCGAAGTTTGCAACACGACCTTCGCGCTCTCCTGCATGAACGACACCGACTACGAAATCTACATGGTCGCCGATGCTTCCGGCGGTACCTCCGTCGATGCGCACAAATATGCGATGGACCGCATGGTGCAGGCGGGTGTCGTTCCCGTCACCTGGCAGCAGGTCCTCCTGGAATGGCAGCGCGACTGGGCCCGCAAGGAAACCTACGACGCGGTCACGTCGCTAGTGAAGGAGCACTCCGGCGCCTACGGCATGGGCATCGATTATGCTGTTACGCATGTCCACGGCGGCGCCGAACGCGTCAAGCACGGCAAGCGGATCGGCCCGAACCCGGCCTCTATCTGATCTGAAACAGCCCCGCCCTGATCCACTTGGCGGGGCGATCTTTTTGGAAAAGGAATGCCCGGATGAAAATTTACCTTCTATCGCTGGCAGTCGGCCTTCTCGTCGGCGTCATCTACGGACTTCTCAACGTCCGCTCCCCGGCTCCGCCCGTCATCGCTCTCATCGGCTTGCTAGGTATTCTCGTCGGCGAACAGATCGTGCCGCTGGCAAAAAATCTCTGGAGCCGCGAGCCCGCTGCCGTTTCCTGGCTTCATCAGGTCAAGCCGCACATGTTTGGTCACCTTCCGAAGGGTGGGCTTAATGTAGCGAAGGCGACCTCCACAGGCGACGATTTGACATTGGGGAAAAGCTGATGACGACACGGCGCAAATTCCTGGGCGCAGCATCAAGCCTCGCCTTTTCAAATCTGTTTACACCGGCCAATGCCGCCGATCCCATCAAGACCGGAGCTGCTTCCATGCACGCCGATATCGTTTTTCACAACGGACTGATCACGACGCTTGATCGCGCAAATCCGAACGCCACCGCTGTCGCCGTGAAAGACGGCCTGTTCCTCGAGGTGGGAACCGACAGCGAGGTGATGACGCTCGCCGGACCGGATACGAAGATCATCGACCTGAAAGGCAAGCGCATGCTGCCGGGTCTGATCGACAACCACACCCACGTCGTGCGCGGCGGCCTCAACTTCAACATGGAACTCCGCTGGGATGGCGTTCGCTCACTCGCCGACGCGATGGACATGCTGAAGCGGCAGGTCGCGATCACGCCGGCTCCGCAGTGGGTTCGCGTAGTCGGTGGTTTCACCGAGCATCAGTTTGCCGAGAAGCGCCTGCCGACGATCGACGAGATCAACGCGATCGCGCCCGATACCCCGGTCTTTCTGCTCCATCTCTATGACCGGGCGCTCTTGAACGGCGCA belongs to Rhizobium indicum and includes:
- a CDS encoding hydrolase; the protein is MSSKLQVLTPQNSQIIFIDQQPQMAFGVQSIDRQVLKNNVVGLAKAARIFNIPTTITTVETDSFSGNTFPELLAVVPDNDILERTSMNSWDDQNVRDALAKHAADGRKKVVVAGLWTEVCNTTFALSCMNDTDYEIYMVADASGGTSVDAHKYAMDRMVQAGVVPVTWQQVLLEWQRDWARKETYDAVTSLVKEHSGAYGMGIDYAVTHVHGGAERVKHGKRIGPNPASI
- a CDS encoding XapX domain-containing protein, whose amino-acid sequence is MKIYLLSLAVGLLVGVIYGLLNVRSPAPPVIALIGLLGILVGEQIVPLAKNLWSREPAAVSWLHQVKPHMFGHLPKGGLNVAKATSTGDDLTLGKS